Proteins encoded by one window of Cyclobacteriaceae bacterium:
- a CDS encoding TerC family protein encodes MEIFLHAETWLALLTLTFFEIILGVDNIIFISIISNRLPVEMRAKTRNMGLMLAMGVRIVLLLGITWVIGFVEPLFTVGDILPQFLHRFVDPEHGFSGRDMILGFGGLFLIAKSTREINHEIEGEEDEVNPSMKPKVNVSGIILQIILIDIIFSFDSILTAVGLTKQVTLMIIAVIISIGIMMVFAGRISEFINKHPSMEVLALGFLILIGFMLFLEGLHYEIPKGYIYFAVAFSLLIEMVNIRIRNREKRKREKAREERKAKEEKIKETHA; translated from the coding sequence ATGGAAATTTTCTTACATGCCGAAACCTGGCTTGCCCTGCTCACCCTCACCTTCTTTGAAATTATACTAGGCGTTGATAACATCATCTTCATCTCCATTATCTCCAACCGGCTCCCGGTGGAAATGCGTGCAAAAACACGCAATATGGGCCTTATGCTGGCCATGGGGGTGCGCATTGTACTGTTGCTGGGCATTACCTGGGTAATTGGCTTTGTTGAACCCCTGTTTACCGTAGGTGATATTTTACCCCAATTCTTACATCGCTTTGTAGACCCTGAACATGGATTCAGCGGCCGGGATATGATCCTTGGTTTTGGCGGACTTTTCCTCATTGCCAAGAGTACCCGCGAAATCAATCATGAAATTGAAGGCGAAGAAGATGAGGTTAACCCATCTATGAAACCCAAGGTGAATGTTTCAGGTATCATCCTCCAGATCATTCTTATCGACATCATCTTCTCTTTCGATTCTATTCTCACTGCCGTGGGCCTAACCAAGCAGGTAACGCTGATGATCATTGCCGTTATTATTTCCATTGGTATTATGATGGTTTTTGCCGGTAGAATCAGCGAGTTCATCAACAAGCATCCATCCATGGAAGTGTTGGCGCTCGGCTTTTTAATTTTGATCGGTTTTATGTTGTTCCTGGAAGGATTACACTACGAAATTCCGAAAGGGTACATCTACTTTGCGGTAGCGTTTTCCTTGCTGATTGAGATGGTGAACATTCGCATTCGAAACCGGGAAAAACGAAAACGGGAAAAAGCGCGGGAGGAACGAAAAGCGAAAGAAGAAAAAATTAAAGAAACACATGCCTGA
- a CDS encoding ABC transporter permease, translated as MGFLKEIGKYFMFLGNLFVNRESFKTHYKLVVDECLLIGVDSILLFVLVSTFIGAVSTVQTAFNLVAPYIPKYVISQVVREMTVLELAPTVMAIVYAGKVGSSMSGNLGTMRITEQIDALEVMGINSINYLVLPKIIASLLMYPMLVIVSGVCALTGGYLVGVITGILAPTEYIYGIRYLFNEFTVTFALIKAITFGFLVASISSYKGYYTTGGALEVGISSTKAVTTSVIAILLADYVLAQLLLSPA; from the coding sequence ATGGGCTTTCTAAAGGAAATCGGGAAATATTTCATGTTTCTCGGGAATCTGTTTGTTAACCGGGAATCGTTCAAAACGCACTATAAGCTGGTTGTTGATGAATGCCTGTTGATTGGTGTCGACTCTATTCTGCTCTTCGTTCTTGTATCCACCTTTATTGGTGCGGTGTCAACTGTGCAAACGGCCTTTAACCTGGTGGCTCCATACATTCCGAAATACGTAATATCACAAGTAGTACGTGAAATGACGGTGCTTGAATTAGCCCCTACCGTAATGGCTATTGTATATGCCGGAAAAGTTGGATCCAGCATGTCGGGTAACCTAGGTACCATGCGCATTACCGAGCAAATAGATGCGCTGGAAGTAATGGGTATCAACTCAATAAACTATTTGGTACTTCCAAAAATTATTGCTTCCCTGCTGATGTACCCTATGCTGGTAATTGTTTCAGGAGTTTGCGCACTAACTGGAGGTTACCTGGTTGGGGTAATAACCGGTATTCTTGCACCTACGGAATACATTTATGGTATTCGTTATTTATTCAACGAATTCACTGTCACATTTGCACTCATCAAAGCCATCACCTTCGGGTTTTTGGTGGCGTCCATTTCCTCATACAAAGGTTACTACACAACGGGCGGTGCACTTGAAGTCGGCATTTCAAGTACAAAAGCAGTAACCACCAGCGTTATCGCCATTCTGTTAGCTGATTATGTTCTAGCACAACTCTTACTTTCTCCGGCATGA
- a CDS encoding ATP-binding cassette domain-containing protein gives MIEIQHISKSFGDKRILKDISGVFEKGKPNLIIGASGTGKSVLLKCIVELVKPDEGYVFFDNRNFTEASRSQKIDIRREIGMLFQGGALFDSKTVEENVRFPLDMLAVMPKDEKTDRVNLVLNRVGLKNANKKMPSELSGGMRKRVGIARAIVNSPKYLFCDEPNSGLDPQTSILIDELIHSITSDYETTTIVVTHDMNSVMGIGENITFLYQGDKLWEGGKDDITHSGVKELDDFVFANKVMIAMRDQNANP, from the coding sequence ATGATCGAGATTCAGCATATATCAAAATCATTTGGCGATAAACGAATACTCAAAGACATCAGTGGCGTATTCGAAAAAGGTAAACCCAATTTGATCATTGGAGCTTCCGGAACAGGTAAAAGTGTTTTACTGAAGTGCATTGTTGAATTGGTTAAACCCGATGAAGGTTACGTATTTTTTGATAATCGAAATTTTACAGAAGCAAGCCGTAGTCAGAAGATTGACATCAGGCGTGAAATCGGTATGCTGTTTCAGGGAGGGGCACTATTTGATTCCAAAACGGTAGAAGAAAACGTTCGGTTTCCGTTAGACATGTTGGCCGTTATGCCAAAAGATGAAAAAACAGATAGGGTTAACCTGGTGCTAAACCGTGTGGGGCTAAAAAATGCAAATAAAAAAATGCCTTCCGAACTTAGCGGTGGCATGCGAAAGCGGGTGGGAATTGCACGGGCTATTGTAAACAGTCCTAAATATTTGTTTTGTGATGAACCAAACTCCGGATTAGATCCTCAAACCTCCATTCTGATCGATGAACTGATTCACTCCATCACCTCCGATTACGAAACAACCACCATTGTTGTGACACACGACATGAACTCCGTGATGGGCATTGGAGAAAACATCACGTTCTTGTATCAGGGAGATAAGCTTTGGGAAGGCGGTAAGGATGATATTACGCACTCAGGAGTAAAAGAGCTGGATGATTTCGTGTTTGCCAACAAAGTCATGATCGCCATGCGTGATCAAAATGCCAACCCCTAA
- a CDS encoding SDR family oxidoreductase — protein MRKLLVITGGTKGIGRAVIEKFMDQGFDVATCARKLSDLEQLKDAQSSKGEVHILQADVSQRKQVTAFCDFVNTLNRPVDVLVNNAGYFIPGEISTEAEGALEAMIEANLYSAYHVTRGLLPAMKENRMGHIFNICSIASIKAYPNGGSYAITKFAMLGMTKCLREELKPHGIRVTAVMPGATLTASWEGVDLPDDRFMKVEDVADMIYASHALSSRSVVEELIIRPQLGDI, from the coding sequence ATGCGTAAACTATTGGTGATTACAGGCGGTACAAAAGGTATTGGAAGGGCCGTGATTGAAAAATTCATGGATCAGGGCTTTGATGTAGCCACCTGTGCGCGCAAACTGAGTGACCTTGAGCAACTAAAGGATGCGCAATCTTCAAAGGGAGAGGTTCATATCTTACAAGCCGATGTATCGCAGCGCAAACAGGTAACCGCTTTCTGTGATTTTGTAAACACATTGAACAGACCGGTTGATGTATTGGTAAATAATGCAGGCTATTTTATCCCGGGAGAAATCTCCACGGAAGCCGAAGGGGCCCTGGAGGCCATGATAGAGGCAAATCTGTATAGCGCGTATCACGTTACACGTGGATTACTGCCTGCTATGAAAGAAAACCGCATGGGGCACATTTTCAATATTTGCTCCATTGCCAGCATAAAGGCCTATCCAAATGGGGGGTCGTATGCCATTACCAAATTTGCCATGCTGGGTATGACCAAATGCCTGCGCGAAGAATTGAAGCCGCATGGAATACGGGTTACGGCCGTGATGCCCGGGGCTACATTAACGGCCAGCTGGGAAGGGGTTGATCTGCCTGATGATCGTTTTATGAAGGTGGAGGATGTGGCGGATATGATCTATGCCTCGCATGCCCTTTCCAGCCGAAGTGTGGTGGAGGAGCTGATTATCCGCCCCCAATTGGGCGATATTTGA
- the ispG gene encoding (E)-4-hydroxy-3-methylbut-2-enyl-diphosphate synthase, whose amino-acid sequence MSPEIATIKQYCNSLVKYSRRKSIEVTIGDVPMGANHPIRIQSMTTIDTMDTKGSVEQTIRMVEAGCEYVRITAPSIKEAQNLDEIKKELRKRGYTVPLIADIHFTPNAAELAARIVEKVRVNPGNYADKKRFETIEYTDSAYQEELDRIRKKFTPLVKICKEYGTAMRIGTNHGSLSDRIMSRYGDTPLGMVESALEFLRICEDLQYYNIVLSMKASNPQVMVQAYRLLVQKLDEEGLKPYPLHLGVTEAGDGEDGRIKSAVGIGTLLEDGLGDTVRVSLTEEPEVEAPVAKIMVDRYAHRSNHEPIPEVAESPINPFVYNRRATREVSNFGGGHHVPRVIADLSEIHINDYKDLKCIGHFYLPEPDKWRMNDQGADYVYTGNRPIDFMLPNGLKEIRDYAAWIKSEDKINKLPLFKPDELLTAETLHAEINFVRFSIQHMNESLIALLKNTPKLVAVVYSENQHAMAELRRIFFELVQQDIDVPVVIQRTYPAVSEDNFRIYAATDAGGLFIDGFGDGIMTSVTGISGKDEQLRWADIANKTSFGILQATRNRMSKTEYISCPSCGRTLFDLQETTAMIRKRTDHLKGVKIGIMGCIVNGPGEMADADYGYVGSGPGRITLYRGKEVVKRNVPSVHAVDELIGLIKEDGNWFQPETVEHD is encoded by the coding sequence GTGAGCCCTGAAATAGCCACCATTAAGCAATATTGCAACAGCCTGGTAAAGTATAGCCGCAGAAAGTCTATTGAAGTTACGATAGGCGATGTGCCCATGGGTGCAAATCACCCGATTCGCATTCAATCCATGACCACTATAGACACCATGGATACAAAAGGTTCTGTGGAGCAAACCATCCGTATGGTTGAGGCAGGATGCGAATACGTTCGGATAACGGCACCAAGCATAAAAGAGGCGCAAAACCTGGATGAGATAAAAAAGGAATTGCGTAAGCGCGGATACACCGTGCCGCTTATTGCCGATATTCATTTTACACCCAACGCAGCAGAGCTAGCCGCCAGAATTGTTGAGAAAGTGCGCGTTAATCCGGGTAACTATGCCGATAAAAAACGGTTCGAGACAATTGAGTATACCGACTCTGCTTATCAGGAAGAGTTGGATCGCATCCGAAAGAAATTTACGCCACTTGTAAAGATTTGTAAAGAGTACGGTACCGCTATGCGAATCGGTACCAATCACGGTTCACTGTCTGACAGAATTATGAGCCGTTATGGCGATACACCACTCGGTATGGTGGAGTCAGCGCTTGAGTTTTTGCGCATTTGCGAAGATTTGCAATACTACAACATTGTGCTTTCCATGAAGGCCAGCAATCCACAAGTGATGGTGCAGGCCTATCGCTTATTGGTGCAAAAGCTGGATGAAGAAGGACTGAAACCTTATCCATTACATTTGGGTGTAACCGAAGCGGGCGATGGTGAAGATGGTCGAATTAAATCTGCTGTGGGCATTGGCACGTTGCTGGAAGATGGCTTGGGTGATACGGTGCGTGTTTCGTTAACCGAAGAGCCAGAAGTGGAAGCGCCTGTGGCAAAGATTATGGTGGACAGGTATGCGCACCGTTCAAATCACGAACCCATACCCGAGGTTGCTGAATCTCCCATTAATCCGTTTGTGTATAACAGAAGAGCAACACGCGAGGTAAGTAATTTTGGCGGAGGTCATCATGTGCCTCGGGTAATTGCTGATTTAAGTGAGATACACATCAACGATTATAAGGATTTAAAGTGCATCGGGCATTTCTATCTTCCGGAGCCTGACAAATGGCGCATGAATGACCAAGGTGCAGATTATGTCTATACCGGAAATCGTCCTATTGATTTCATGTTGCCCAATGGACTGAAAGAGATTCGTGACTACGCAGCATGGATAAAATCAGAAGACAAGATTAATAAACTGCCCCTGTTCAAACCAGATGAGTTGTTGACAGCAGAAACGCTACATGCTGAAATAAATTTTGTTCGATTCTCCATTCAGCACATGAATGAATCACTTATTGCATTGTTGAAAAATACTCCAAAGCTTGTTGCAGTCGTGTACAGTGAAAACCAACACGCGATGGCCGAGCTTCGAAGAATATTTTTTGAACTTGTGCAGCAGGACATTGATGTGCCTGTAGTTATTCAGCGAACGTATCCTGCAGTTTCGGAAGATAATTTCCGTATATATGCTGCCACCGATGCCGGAGGCTTGTTCATCGATGGCTTTGGTGATGGTATCATGACAAGTGTTACAGGGATTTCAGGTAAAGATGAACAATTGCGTTGGGCTGATATCGCCAACAAAACCTCATTTGGAATTTTACAGGCAACACGCAACCGCATGTCGAAGACGGAATACATTTCTTGTCCATCATGTGGTCGAACACTATTTGATTTACAAGAGACTACCGCCATGATTCGCAAGCGTACCGATCACCTGAAAGGCGTGAAGATCGGGATCATGGGCTGCATTGTGAATGGCCCAGGCGAAATGGCTGATGCAGATTACGGTTATGTTGGCTCTGGACCAGGACGCATAACGTTGTATCGTGGTAAAGAAGTGGTGAAGCGAAATGTACCTTCTGTACATGCAGTAGATGAACTGATTGGATTAATTAAAGAAGACGGAAACTGGTTTCAACCCGAAACTGTTGAACATGACTGA
- a CDS encoding SOS response-associated peptidase: MLERYSLTATADEVAERFAADVPEFYKPRYNAAPTQLLPVITSADPHGLSLFYWGRPPQFAKNRSLSEKIINLRQENIMERPVVKKALMKYRCIVPADGFYAWKKLGKKTAIPYRFTATEKLFSFAGMWEEFEDEGGAMVHTFTIITLPANDAVNKITDRMPMILDKRLEAIWLNPAASESTILNALIPYPSDKLELYPVSPRINETKLDVPSLIIPTPPADQHGNLTLFD; this comes from the coding sequence ATGCTTGAACGCTACAGTTTAACCGCAACCGCAGATGAAGTAGCCGAGCGATTCGCTGCTGATGTACCCGAGTTTTATAAACCCCGGTATAATGCAGCGCCTACCCAACTGTTACCGGTTATTACCAGTGCTGATCCGCATGGTCTATCGTTATTCTATTGGGGCCGGCCTCCGCAATTCGCCAAGAACAGATCACTAAGCGAAAAAATCATAAACCTGAGGCAGGAAAACATCATGGAACGTCCGGTAGTTAAAAAGGCTTTGATGAAATACCGTTGTATTGTTCCGGCCGATGGATTTTATGCATGGAAAAAGTTGGGGAAAAAAACAGCCATACCCTACCGGTTTACCGCTACTGAAAAGTTATTTTCATTTGCGGGCATGTGGGAGGAATTTGAAGATGAAGGAGGCGCCATGGTACACACCTTCACGATTATTACTCTTCCCGCCAATGATGCCGTAAATAAAATTACTGATCGCATGCCCATGATCCTCGATAAAAGACTGGAAGCTATCTGGCTGAACCCAGCAGCATCAGAGTCAACTATACTGAATGCCTTAATCCCCTACCCGTCTGATAAACTTGAATTGTACCCGGTTTCTCCACGCATTAATGAAACCAAGCTGGATGTACCTTCCTTGATCATCCCCACTCCGCCTGCCGATCAACATGGCAACCTGACCTTGTTTGATTAA
- a CDS encoding alpha/beta fold hydrolase, which yields MTTEIASGQTPKSTIQNPKLNYTPPFLLFNPHLETIYPALVRRVSLQPYIRERITTPDNDFLDLDWLRQNSSKLVIISHGLEGNTQRAYIKGMARIFFQNGFDVLTWNYRGCSEEMNRQLRFYHSGATDDLNTVVEHALSQQMHQEIYLVGFSLGGNLTLKYLGESRARTPLIKKAVAFSVPVDLHTSCLQISKPGNWVYSNRFLKSLKKKVLQKAQSIKELDTQGIDRVKTLMEFDDHFTGPVHGFKNALDYYEKSSAIKYMAGISVPTLMVNAKNDPFLSPECFPVEQFRQHSFIQIETPKHGGHVGFARFNSDNIYWSEERALRFIADNQT from the coding sequence ATGACAACTGAAATTGCCTCGGGTCAAACTCCAAAATCGACAATCCAAAATCCAAAATTGAACTACACTCCTCCCTTTCTCCTATTCAATCCCCACCTGGAAACCATATACCCGGCCCTGGTTAGAAGGGTGTCGCTTCAACCGTATATACGTGAACGGATCACAACACCGGACAACGATTTTCTTGACCTCGATTGGTTGAGACAAAATTCATCCAAGCTGGTCATCATTTCACATGGACTGGAGGGCAACACACAGCGTGCTTATATAAAAGGAATGGCCCGGATTTTTTTTCAAAACGGTTTTGATGTGCTCACCTGGAACTATCGCGGTTGCAGTGAGGAAATGAACAGGCAATTGCGGTTTTATCATAGTGGCGCTACGGATGACTTGAACACAGTTGTTGAACATGCCTTAAGTCAACAAATGCATCAGGAGATTTACCTGGTGGGCTTTAGCCTGGGTGGAAACCTGACGCTTAAATACCTTGGCGAAAGTCGTGCACGCACACCACTGATTAAAAAAGCCGTTGCGTTTTCTGTTCCGGTTGATCTGCACACAAGCTGTTTGCAAATCTCCAAACCCGGCAACTGGGTATACTCCAATCGCTTCCTTAAAAGTTTAAAGAAGAAGGTACTTCAGAAAGCGCAATCGATAAAAGAACTGGATACACAAGGGATTGATCGCGTAAAAACACTGATGGAATTTGATGACCATTTCACCGGGCCGGTACACGGTTTTAAAAATGCACTCGACTACTACGAAAAATCCAGTGCGATAAAATACATGGCCGGCATTTCTGTGCCAACCCTGATGGTCAACGCTAAAAATGATCCCTTTCTGAGTCCGGAGTGTTTTCCCGTTGAGCAATTCAGGCAGCATAGCTTCATTCAAATCGAAACTCCAAAACATGGCGGACATGTGGGCTTCGCACGATTTAATAGTGATAATATTTATTGGTCGGAGGAGCGTGCGTTGAGGTTTATTGCGGACAATCAAACATGA
- a CDS encoding putative metal-dependent hydrolase, with translation MPDIDRQYPIGKFTPKETYTTDELTSLINTLEALPEKLDAVYKSLTLQQLDQPYRTGGWTARQVIHHLADSHMNAYIRCKWMLTEETPLIKAYHEKAWAETPETKADPKLSIDLIKVLHKKWVVLLRALTESDLKKSFIHPETQKHVRFDRLVALYAWHGEHHLGHLKLI, from the coding sequence ATGCCTGATATCGATCGCCAATACCCGATTGGAAAATTTACACCCAAGGAAACGTACACCACAGACGAATTAACATCGCTGATCAACACCCTTGAAGCACTGCCAGAAAAACTGGACGCAGTCTATAAATCGTTAACCCTTCAACAATTGGATCAACCCTATCGCACGGGTGGGTGGACAGCCAGGCAGGTTATTCATCATCTTGCGGATAGCCACATGAATGCCTACATCCGTTGCAAATGGATGCTCACGGAAGAAACGCCACTCATCAAAGCGTACCATGAAAAAGCATGGGCCGAAACACCCGAAACAAAAGCAGACCCCAAACTTTCGATTGACCTGATCAAAGTACTTCACAAAAAATGGGTGGTTTTACTTCGCGCCTTAACTGAATCTGATTTAAAAAAATCATTCATTCACCCGGAAACACAAAAACACGTTCGCTTCGACAGACTTGTTGCACTGTATGCATGGCATGGCGAGCACCATCTGGGGCATTTGAAGTTGATTTAG